In Dermacentor silvarum isolate Dsil-2018 chromosome 2, BIME_Dsil_1.4, whole genome shotgun sequence, the following proteins share a genomic window:
- the LOC119442547 gene encoding 14 kDa phosphohistidine phosphatase encodes MLVVVVQRTLSSFLEGLSSKRTRISTGAVVQRQKETRALQSGSPSASSSGRCVASLWFCHLLPSGSRFFASKAMSADSFESIPEVKLDNGRFKYVLIKVHDKNDPNRSKLIVRGSASATYHADIYEREMSKIESICGLETECLGGGRIIHNPDCDEIKVFGYSQGYGQADHSKAVEVLKRNFPEYKSITWSNEGY; translated from the coding sequence ATGCTTGTGGTTGTCGTGCAGCGCACTTTGTCGTCGTTTCTTGAGGGTCTTTCGTCCAAACGCACGAGAATATCTACAGGGGCAGTGGTCCAACGTCAGAAAGAAACTCGAGCTCTGCAGTCGGGCTCCCCATCCGCGAGCAGTTCTGGGCGCTGTGTTGCATCACTGTGGTTCTGTCACTTGCTTCCGTCAGGATCCCGTTTCTTCGCGAGCAAAGCGATGTCAGCGGACAGCTTTGAAAGCATTCCCGAAGTGAAGCTCGACAATGGACGTTTCAAATACGTTCTCATCAAAGTGCACGACAAGAATGACCCCAACCGGAGCAAGCTGATTGTGCGGGGATCCGCATCGGCCACTTATCACGCGGATATCTACGAGAGAGAGATGAGCAAAATAGAATCCATCTGTGGATTGGagacggagtgcttgggcggcggAAGGATCATCCACAATCCGGACTGCGACGAGATCAAAGTGTTCGGGTACTCTCAGGGGTACGGCCAGGCAGACCACAGCAAGGCCGTGGAAGTACTGAAGCGCAACTTCCCGGAATACAAGTCCATCACGTGGTCGAACGAGGGATACTAA